A genomic stretch from uncultured Desulfovibrio sp. includes:
- a CDS encoding glycosyltransferase family 4 protein — protein sequence MSQTSSALAPEQHTAPLPAGLPHVAVLLLWYPLFTQPFIFREIENLRTQLPLEVYSLYGRNLACCSTEMHAAADRVHTLGLRALPAILRDLLLQAVSHPRRLGRLLRQVLFHRWSSLEVLGENLWAFLAGIHLARLLREDGMDMIYAPWPRGTATAARVASALTGMPYATSARGDNLQPADPDLADKLREALFVRANNAADKERIETFAEGVARGKTELVYNSLTLPAEGQCPVRMQPPVRLLALGRFDVTKGFDVLLKACALLRDRQIDFTLMLAGDGGRRFGLGKESRALETLRSQLGLEGRVQMPGLVSHNELPRLLMSHDIFVAPCVIHASGRRDGIPNTVIEALSYGMPVVSTDINALPEVIHHGETGLAVPQQDPEALADAIQWCIEHPEESRRMAENGRRLAKEMFDPQRNAHLLAQLFISRYTDRKKTCAA from the coding sequence ATGTCTCAGACTTCTTCCGCCCTCGCGCCGGAACAGCATACCGCTCCCCTGCCGGCCGGTCTGCCGCATGTGGCCGTCCTGCTGCTCTGGTACCCCCTTTTCACCCAGCCCTTCATTTTCCGGGAAATAGAAAATCTGCGGACACAGCTGCCGCTTGAGGTCTACAGCCTGTACGGGCGCAACCTTGCCTGCTGCTCCACGGAAATGCACGCCGCAGCCGACCGGGTTCACACCCTGGGCCTCCGGGCACTGCCCGCCATACTGCGGGACCTGCTGCTCCAGGCCGTCAGCCATCCCCGGCGCCTGGGCCGGCTGCTGCGGCAGGTGCTCTTCCACCGCTGGAGCAGCCTGGAAGTGCTGGGAGAAAACCTCTGGGCCTTTCTGGCGGGCATTCATCTGGCCCGGCTGCTGCGCGAAGACGGCATGGACATGATCTATGCCCCGTGGCCGCGCGGCACCGCCACAGCCGCCCGGGTGGCCTCGGCCCTTACCGGCATGCCCTATGCCACCTCGGCCCGCGGCGACAATCTCCAGCCCGCGGACCCCGATCTGGCCGACAAGCTGCGCGAGGCCCTCTTCGTGCGAGCCAACAATGCCGCGGACAAGGAACGCATCGAAACCTTTGCCGAAGGCGTTGCCCGCGGCAAGACCGAACTGGTCTACAACAGTCTCACCCTGCCGGCCGAAGGTCAGTGCCCCGTGCGCATGCAGCCCCCGGTGCGCCTGCTGGCCCTGGGGCGCTTTGACGTGACCAAGGGCTTTGACGTGCTGCTCAAGGCCTGCGCCCTGCTGCGGGACCGCCAGATAGACTTTACCCTCATGCTGGCCGGCGACGGCGGCCGCCGCTTTGGTCTGGGCAAGGAAAGCCGGGCCCTGGAAACCCTGCGCTCGCAGCTGGGCCTGGAAGGCCGGGTACAGATGCCGGGCCTGGTCTCCCACAACGAGCTGCCCCGTCTGCTCATGAGCCATGACATCTTTGTGGCGCCCTGCGTCATCCACGCCTCCGGCCGCCGCGACGGCATCCCCAATACGGTCATCGAGGCCCTGTCCTACGGCATGCCCGTGGTGAGCACCGACATCAACGCCCTGCCCGAGGTCATCCATCACGGCGAAACCGGCCTGGCCGTTCCCCAGCAGGACCCCGAAGCCCTGGCCGACGCCATCCAGTGGTGCATCGAGCATCCCGAGGAAAGCCGGCGCATGGCCGAAAACGGCCGCCGCCTGGCCAAGGAGATGTTCGACCCGCAGCGCAATGCCCATCTGCTGGCCCAGCTCTTCATCTCCCGCTACACCGACAGGAAGAAGACATGTGCGGCATAG
- the asnB gene encoding asparagine synthase (glutamine-hydrolyzing) produces MCGIAGICHLHGAPLSPRSAAQVEAMCATMRHRGPDGQGIWSHEGVCLGHRRLSIIDLAGGAQPMHDASGRYHVTFNGEIYNFPELRRELEAQGHVFRTSSDTEIILAGWQAWGEACLDRFDGMFAFALWDVQEKRLFCARDRFGKKPFFYTVQDGCLYFASELTALAVLPELRLTLSPLALVRYLAYEYVPTPQTLYDEVHSLPPSFFLDVQDGHLRTERYWDMPFPREDDPRSEEELCETYHALLTRAVKRRMISDVPLGVFLSGGIDSSIVAGLMAQQSSRPVQTFSIGFTEASYDESRYARIVARRWQTEHHERILSAEECAEHLPQIISRMDVPMADASVAPTWLLSGVTREKVTVALGGDGADELWAGYEHYIGYKIATWYNALPAPLRRRVIEPLCRLLPSSSGYINPRLAVQTFLRGAHAPDWLRVQTMLTALTPDMQRELLASPQAELLDENCLFAPTRQQFEHWPQGPSPLARAFHVYVRQFMLDDILVKVDRCSMLHSLEVRAPFLDRDAAEFVARLPIRHKLHGFRRKYLLKKAFADVLPPEILHRNKRGFQIPVADWLRGRMRPLLEDLLGEEALRRRGLFNPQAVRRLMEAHFSGRADMRKPLWTLLVLHLWLEAHQRRA; encoded by the coding sequence ATGTGCGGCATAGCGGGCATCTGCCATCTGCATGGTGCTCCCCTGTCCCCACGCAGTGCGGCACAGGTGGAGGCCATGTGCGCAACCATGCGCCACCGCGGTCCCGACGGACAGGGCATCTGGTCCCATGAAGGCGTCTGCCTGGGGCACCGCCGTCTGTCCATCATCGACCTTGCCGGTGGTGCGCAGCCCATGCACGACGCCAGCGGGCGCTATCATGTGACCTTCAATGGCGAAATCTACAACTTCCCGGAACTGCGCCGCGAGCTGGAAGCACAGGGCCATGTCTTCCGCACGTCCTCGGACACGGAAATCATCCTCGCGGGCTGGCAGGCCTGGGGCGAGGCCTGCCTGGACCGCTTTGACGGCATGTTCGCATTTGCCCTCTGGGACGTGCAGGAAAAGCGCCTGTTCTGCGCCCGCGACCGCTTCGGCAAGAAGCCCTTCTTCTACACGGTGCAGGACGGCTGCCTGTACTTTGCCTCGGAGCTGACGGCCCTGGCCGTGCTGCCGGAGCTGCGGCTCACCCTGTCGCCGCTGGCCCTGGTGCGCTACCTGGCCTATGAATACGTTCCCACGCCGCAGACCCTCTATGACGAGGTGCACTCCCTGCCGCCGTCCTTCTTTCTGGATGTGCAGGACGGGCACCTGCGCACAGAACGCTACTGGGACATGCCCTTTCCCCGGGAAGATGACCCGCGCAGCGAAGAGGAACTCTGCGAAACCTATCATGCCCTGCTGACCCGCGCCGTAAAGCGCCGCATGATCAGCGACGTGCCGCTGGGGGTCTTTCTGTCCGGCGGCATAGACTCGTCCATCGTGGCCGGCCTCATGGCGCAGCAGTCCTCCCGCCCCGTGCAGACCTTCTCCATCGGCTTTACCGAGGCCAGCTACGACGAAAGCCGCTACGCGCGCATCGTGGCCCGCCGCTGGCAGACGGAGCATCACGAGCGCATCCTCTCCGCCGAGGAATGCGCGGAACATCTGCCGCAGATCATCAGCCGGATGGACGTGCCCATGGCCGATGCCTCGGTGGCGCCGACCTGGCTGCTGTCGGGCGTTACTCGCGAAAAGGTCACCGTGGCCCTGGGCGGAGACGGCGCCGACGAACTCTGGGCCGGCTACGAGCATTATATCGGCTACAAGATCGCCACCTGGTACAATGCCCTGCCCGCCCCGCTGCGCCGGCGGGTCATCGAGCCGCTCTGCCGTCTGCTGCCGTCTTCCTCCGGCTACATCAATCCGCGCCTTGCCGTGCAGACCTTCCTGCGCGGCGCGCATGCCCCGGACTGGCTGCGCGTGCAGACCATGCTGACGGCCCTGACCCCGGACATGCAGCGGGAGCTGCTGGCCAGTCCCCAGGCGGAGCTGCTGGACGAAAACTGCCTTTTTGCCCCCACCCGCCAGCAGTTCGAGCACTGGCCGCAGGGGCCGTCGCCGCTGGCACGGGCCTTTCATGTCTATGTGCGGCAGTTCATGCTGGATGACATCCTGGTCAAGGTGGACCGCTGCTCCATGCTGCATTCCCTGGAAGTGCGCGCGCCCTTTCTGGACCGGGATGCCGCCGAATTCGTGGCCCGCCTGCCCATACGGCACAAGCTGCACGGCTTCCGGCGCAAGTATCTGCTCAAGAAGGCCTTTGCCGACGTGCTGCCCCCGGAAATCCTGCACCGCAACAAGCGCGGCTTCCAGATTCCCGTGGCCGACTGGCTGCGGGGACGCATGCGGCCCCTGCTGGAAGACCTGCTGGGCGAGGAAGCCCTGCGGCGTCGCGGCCTCTTCAATCCGCAGGCCGTGCGCCGCCTCATGGAAGCCCATTTCAGCGGCAGGGCGGACATGCGCAAACCCCTGTGGACCCTGCTGGTCCTGCACCTCTGGCTGGAGGCCCACCAGCGGCGCGCCTGA
- a CDS encoding zinc metalloprotease HtpX, with protein sequence MTSQIKTVLLLGLLSGVIIVLGGLAGGRTGIIIALILALLMNVGSYWFSDSIVLRMYNARELRPEEAPYLHTMVEELARNAGIPKPRVCIIPEEAPNAFATGRNPEHAVVAVTEGIMRLLSPEELRGVLAHEVGHILNRDILIQTIAGVMGSVIVSLANILQFTAIFGGNRDEEGGSNPVATFALALLAPVAASLIQMAISRSREYLADETGARLCGQPLALAGALYQLGRASGQIPMRHGNPSTAEMFIVNPFFGSGMERLFSTHPPLEDRIQRLQELSRTGQYNN encoded by the coding sequence ATGACCAGCCAGATCAAGACCGTCCTGCTGCTGGGCCTGCTTTCCGGCGTCATCATTGTGCTGGGTGGCCTGGCCGGCGGCAGAACGGGCATCATCATTGCCCTTATCCTCGCCCTGCTCATGAACGTGGGCAGCTACTGGTTTTCGGATTCCATTGTGCTGCGCATGTACAATGCCCGTGAACTGCGCCCCGAAGAGGCCCCCTATCTGCATACCATGGTGGAAGAGCTGGCGCGCAATGCCGGCATTCCCAAGCCCCGCGTCTGCATCATTCCCGAAGAGGCGCCCAATGCCTTTGCCACGGGCCGTAATCCGGAACATGCCGTTGTGGCCGTGACCGAGGGTATCATGCGCCTGCTTTCGCCCGAGGAACTGCGCGGCGTCCTTGCCCATGAGGTGGGCCATATCCTCAACCGCGACATCCTCATCCAGACCATTGCCGGCGTCATGGGGTCTGTCATCGTTTCGCTGGCCAATATCCTGCAATTCACCGCCATCTTCGGCGGCAACCGCGATGAAGAGGGCGGCAGCAATCCCGTGGCCACCTTTGCCCTGGCCCTGCTGGCGCCTGTGGCGGCCAGCCTCATCCAGATGGCCATTTCCCGCTCGCGCGAGTATCTGGCCGATGAAACCGGTGCCCGCCTCTGCGGGCAGCCCCTGGCCCTGGCCGGCGCGCTCTACCAGCTGGGGCGTGCCAGCGGGCAGATTCCCATGCGGCACGGCAATCCCAGCACGGCAGAGATGTTCATCGTCAATCCCTTCTTCGGGAGCGGCATGGAGCGCCTGTTCAGCACGCATCCGCCCCTGGAGGATCGTATCCAGCGCTTGCAGGAACTGAGCCGTACCGGACAGTACAACAACTGA
- a CDS encoding DVU_2496 family lipoprotein, translating to MIRPLFLLPLLCVLLAACAAKEGVPQKDAPLPQNCTTAYTYAPGNYIIDIASDAEVVLDPLMHDFPLFCEARAARRHVDAEVAAHRLPRGDWRIYVVGGDFADLAEPAGDGTFVLRRMAPLVDWVNENPAALP from the coding sequence ATGATCCGTCCGCTTTTCCTGCTGCCCCTGCTCTGTGTGCTGCTTGCGGCCTGTGCCGCCAAGGAGGGTGTTCCTCAAAAGGACGCCCCGCTTCCCCAGAACTGCACCACGGCCTATACCTATGCGCCGGGCAATTACATCATTGATATTGCCAGCGATGCCGAGGTGGTGCTGGACCCGCTCATGCACGACTTTCCGCTGTTCTGCGAGGCCCGGGCAGCCCGGCGCCATGTGGATGCCGAAGTGGCCGCCCACCGCCTGCCCCGCGGGGACTGGCGCATCTATGTGGTGGGAGGGGACTTTGCCGACCTGGCAGAACCGGCCGGCGACGGTACCTTTGTGCTGCGGCGCATGGCTCCCCTGGTGGACTGGGTCAATGAAAACCCGGCCGCGCTGCCCTAG
- a CDS encoding AEC family transporter has translation MLTAFFAVFPVFLIIGFGVLLRARDILPDQTGGILGLYVLKLALPLLLLHVMAQADRGTLNHAGFWIGAVGAPVICYVLGYVSDRLFCRRGICPAVTSALGCSASNTAFVGLPIVESLLPGNTEALVVAGLMTLTPNVVVIMAQVRFDLRVNAVSASDRSGHTWALLRTLILGNPILLSTVGGLVLALSGLGLWQPLDRACSLVGFTAAPCMLVALGLDLGEKLRLALSRGRGHALLWQSWLVSCKLLVCPLICWLIMSALSVDPLWLGVAVLTSGTGTALMASVLAQIYTAVPEESALTVVLSNGISMLTLTAIIWILQGQGCL, from the coding sequence ATGCTTACGGCATTTTTTGCGGTTTTTCCGGTCTTTCTGATCATTGGTTTTGGCGTGCTGCTGCGGGCCAGGGACATCCTGCCCGACCAGACGGGCGGCATCCTGGGGCTGTATGTGCTCAAGCTGGCGCTGCCCCTGCTGCTGCTCCATGTGATGGCCCAGGCCGACCGCGGCACGCTGAATCATGCCGGCTTCTGGATCGGCGCCGTGGGAGCGCCCGTGATCTGCTATGTGCTGGGATATGTGAGCGACCGCCTGTTCTGCCGGCGCGGTATCTGCCCCGCGGTGACTTCGGCCCTGGGGTGCAGTGCCAGCAATACGGCCTTTGTGGGCCTGCCCATTGTGGAAAGCCTGCTGCCCGGCAATACGGAAGCGCTGGTGGTGGCGGGCCTCATGACGCTGACGCCCAATGTGGTCGTCATCATGGCCCAGGTGCGCTTTGACCTGCGGGTCAATGCCGTCAGCGCCAGCGACAGGTCGGGACATACCTGGGCACTGCTGCGCACCCTCATTCTGGGCAATCCCATCCTGCTGTCCACGGTCGGCGGCCTGGTGCTTGCGCTGAGCGGTCTGGGCCTGTGGCAGCCTCTGGACAGGGCCTGCTCCCTGGTGGGCTTTACGGCGGCCCCGTGCATGCTGGTGGCCCTGGGGCTGGACCTGGGAGAAAAGCTGCGCCTGGCCCTGAGCCGGGGCAGAGGGCATGCTCTGCTGTGGCAGTCCTGGCTTGTGAGCTGCAAGCTGCTGGTCTGCCCCCTCATCTGCTGGCTGATCATGAGCGCCCTGTCGGTGGATCCGCTCTGGCTGGGCGTGGCAGTGCTCACCAGCGGTACCGGCACGGCCCTCATGGCCTCGGTGCTGGCCCAGATTTATACCGCGGTTCCCGAAGAGTCGGCCCTGACAGTGGTGCTTTCCAACGGCATCAGCATGCTGACGCTCACGGCCATCATCTGGATATTGCAGGGACAGGGCTGCCTGTAG
- the htpG gene encoding molecular chaperone HtpG yields the protein MAENSVQEQQFKAEVRKVLRILTNSLYTNREIFLRELISNASDALDKLRFRESRGEAPRVSLPLEIHITLDENARTLTITDSGLGMTAGELAENLGTIARSGSEAFLAELDAQAAQGGSHDASNIIGRFGVGFYSVFMVADKVEVTSVPAYGDDVQAHVWTSDGLGTYTVAPCDAGDLQRGTRIVVHLKEDAKEFAEKFRVESVIRSHSAFVPFPIFVGEDRVNTQPALWREPKTSVTREQYNAFYTHLTYDSKAPLDVLHIAVDAPVQFNALLYIPDSAQDVFGMERDYWGLDLYSRRVLIQHRNKELLPEYLAFLKGVVDTEDLPLNISRETLQENVVLRKIRQTIVKQMLGHLEKMAAEDAEKYAAFWKLHSRVFKLGYQDFPNRERISALLRFNTSFHEDAAGLSSLDEYMSRAPEGQKTIWYVTAPNREAARLSPHLERFRRKGIEVLFLYEPVDEFVMEGLHSYKDWEFKAAENAADDALDAFADKADADRPAVAPLSGDDSASFDSLLARMKEILGDRVTDVRVSHRLSESPAVLVSPDGSMTSSMEKFLRVMQKDDSLPVKALEVNRDHPLLRSLLKMFKADAQDKTLTSMVECLFDACLLQDGYLKDPQALAARSNALLEQAAAWYGEVKQL from the coding sequence ATGGCCGAAAACAGTGTTCAGGAACAGCAGTTCAAGGCTGAGGTGCGCAAGGTTCTGCGCATTCTCACCAATTCTCTCTATACCAATCGCGAAATCTTTCTGCGTGAACTCATTTCCAATGCGTCCGATGCGCTGGACAAGCTGCGCTTCCGCGAAAGCCGCGGCGAGGCGCCCCGTGTTTCCCTGCCGCTGGAGATTCATATAACCCTTGATGAAAACGCCCGTACCCTCACCATCACGGACAGCGGGCTGGGCATGACGGCAGGCGAGCTGGCCGAAAACCTGGGCACCATTGCCCGTTCCGGTTCCGAAGCCTTCCTGGCCGAGCTGGATGCGCAGGCCGCCCAAGGCGGCAGCCACGATGCGTCCAATATCATCGGGCGCTTCGGCGTGGGCTTCTATTCGGTGTTCATGGTGGCCGACAAGGTGGAGGTGACCTCCGTCCCTGCCTATGGCGATGATGTGCAGGCCCATGTCTGGACCAGTGACGGCCTGGGCACCTATACCGTGGCTCCCTGCGATGCCGGCGATTTGCAGCGCGGCACGCGCATTGTGGTGCACCTCAAGGAAGATGCCAAGGAATTTGCGGAAAAGTTCCGGGTGGAGTCGGTCATCCGGTCCCACTCGGCCTTTGTGCCCTTCCCCATCTTTGTGGGCGAGGACCGCGTCAATACCCAGCCCGCCCTCTGGCGCGAACCCAAGACCTCGGTGACGCGCGAGCAGTACAATGCCTTCTACACGCATCTGACCTATGACAGCAAGGCGCCGCTGGATGTGCTGCACATTGCGGTGGACGCGCCCGTGCAGTTCAATGCCCTGCTCTACATCCCCGACAGTGCGCAGGATGTCTTCGGCATGGAGCGCGATTACTGGGGGCTGGACCTGTACAGCCGCCGCGTGCTCATCCAGCACCGCAACAAGGAGCTGCTGCCCGAATATCTGGCCTTCCTCAAGGGTGTGGTGGATACGGAAGACCTGCCCCTCAATATCTCGCGCGAAACCCTTCAGGAAAATGTGGTGCTGCGCAAGATTCGCCAGACCATCGTCAAGCAGATGCTGGGACATCTGGAAAAGATGGCTGCCGAAGATGCGGAAAAGTACGCCGCATTCTGGAAACTGCACAGCCGGGTCTTCAAGCTGGGCTATCAGGACTTCCCCAACAGGGAACGCATCTCCGCCCTGCTGCGCTTCAATACCTCCTTCCATGAGGATGCCGCCGGTCTGTCCAGCCTGGATGAGTATATGAGCCGTGCTCCGGAAGGGCAGAAGACCATCTGGTACGTGACGGCACCCAATCGTGAGGCCGCCCGCCTCAGCCCCCATCTGGAACGCTTCCGCCGGAAGGGCATCGAGGTGCTCTTCCTCTACGAGCCGGTGGATGAATTTGTGATGGAAGGGCTGCACAGCTACAAGGACTGGGAATTCAAGGCCGCGGAAAATGCCGCCGATGATGCCCTGGACGCCTTTGCCGACAAGGCCGATGCCGACCGGCCCGCCGTGGCGCCGCTTTCCGGGGACGACAGCGCCAGCTTTGACAGCCTGCTGGCCCGCATGAAGGAAATTCTCGGCGATCGCGTGACGGACGTGCGCGTTTCCCACCGCCTGTCCGAAAGCCCGGCCGTACTGGTTTCGCCCGACGGCAGCATGACATCCAGCATGGAAAAGTTCCTGCGCGTCATGCAGAAGGACGATTCCCTGCCCGTCAAGGCGCTGGAAGTGAACCGCGATCATCCGCTGCTGCGCAGCCTGCTCAAGATGTTCAAGGCCGATGCCCAGGACAAGACCCTCACCAGCATGGTGGAATGTCTGTTTGATGCCTGCCTGCTCCAGGACGGCTATCTCAAGGATCCGCAGGCGCTGGCGGCCCGCAGCAATGCGCTGCTGGAACAGGCCGCGGCCTGGTATGGCGAGGTAAAACAGCTGTAA
- a CDS encoding cytochrome ubiquinol oxidase subunit I: MDDVILLSRLQFAVAVFFHFIFVPLTLGLSLLIALMETRYVKTGDEVWRRHAKFWGKLFIINFTLGVVTGITLEFQFGTNWSRYSEYVGDIFGALLAIEATVAFFLESTFLAVWHFGWNRVGKKLHLLSIWLVVIAGNVSALWIILANGFMQNPLGYVIQNGRAELVDFMAVVTNPYAWGMFAHTIISAWLLSGFFVLGVSAWHMLRGSHKDFFRRSFRMAAPFTLIMAILLGASGDLQGKTVAQLQPAKLAAMESHWETTSNAPFYMLVLPDEENETNSVEAIGIPGLMSWIAYGDSAAEVKGLKDFPKEDRPPVTPVFWGFRIMVGLGALFLLLAAAATWQRKREQPCSGLMKALVWTIPLPYFSIAFGWLVAEMGRQPWIVYNLMRTDAAVSPVPADNVLFSLVGFIAVYTLLGLIDIWLLRKYACKGPEEV, encoded by the coding sequence ATGGATGACGTTATACTGCTTTCACGGCTGCAATTTGCAGTGGCCGTATTTTTTCACTTCATCTTTGTACCGCTGACACTGGGGCTTTCGCTGCTTATTGCCCTCATGGAAACGCGGTATGTCAAAACCGGTGACGAAGTCTGGCGCAGGCATGCCAAGTTCTGGGGCAAACTCTTCATCATCAACTTTACCCTTGGTGTGGTGACGGGCATCACCCTCGAATTCCAGTTCGGTACCAACTGGTCCCGCTATTCGGAATATGTGGGCGACATCTTCGGCGCGCTGCTGGCCATCGAGGCCACGGTGGCCTTTTTCCTGGAATCCACCTTCCTGGCTGTCTGGCATTTCGGCTGGAACCGTGTGGGCAAGAAGCTGCATCTGCTGAGCATCTGGCTGGTGGTCATTGCCGGCAATGTTTCCGCCCTGTGGATCATCCTGGCCAACGGCTTCATGCAGAATCCGCTGGGCTATGTCATTCAGAACGGCCGCGCGGAACTGGTCGATTTCATGGCCGTCGTCACCAATCCCTATGCCTGGGGCATGTTTGCCCACACCATCATTTCGGCCTGGCTGCTTTCCGGCTTCTTTGTTCTGGGGGTTTCCGCCTGGCACATGCTGCGCGGAAGCCATAAGGACTTTTTCCGCCGCTCCTTCCGCATGGCGGCGCCCTTCACCCTGATCATGGCCATTCTGCTGGGCGCCAGCGGCGACCTGCAGGGCAAGACCGTGGCCCAGCTCCAGCCGGCCAAGCTGGCGGCCATGGAATCGCACTGGGAAACCACCAGCAATGCTCCCTTCTACATGCTGGTGCTCCCCGATGAGGAAAACGAAACCAACAGCGTGGAAGCCATCGGCATTCCCGGCCTCATGAGCTGGATCGCCTATGGCGACAGCGCCGCCGAAGTAAAGGGCCTCAAGGACTTCCCCAAGGAAGACCGCCCGCCGGTCACGCCGGTGTTCTGGGGCTTCCGGATCATGGTGGGCCTGGGGGCGCTCTTCCTGCTGCTGGCCGCCGCGGCCACCTGGCAGCGCAAGCGCGAGCAGCCCTGTTCCGGCCTCATGAAGGCCCTGGTCTGGACCATTCCCCTGCCCTATTTCAGCATTGCCTTTGGCTGGCTGGTGGCAGAAATGGGACGCCAGCCCTGGATCGTCTATAATCTCATGCGCACCGATGCCGCGGTCTCGCCTGTGCCGGCCGACAATGTGCTCTTTTCCCTGGTCGGCTTCATCGCGGTCTACACCCTGCTGGGGCTGATCGACATCTGGCTGCTGCGCAAGTATGCCTGCAAGGGTCCCGAGGAGGTCTAA